A section of the Macaca thibetana thibetana isolate TM-01 chromosome 10, ASM2454274v1, whole genome shotgun sequence genome encodes:
- the LOC126964058 gene encoding LOW QUALITY PROTEIN: putative POM121-like protein 1 (The sequence of the model RefSeq protein was modified relative to this genomic sequence to represent the inferred CDS: deleted 4 bases in 3 codons) has protein sequence MKAGTAVITIMTTRGHWRELIHMLNLTATKAEKCNLAVYKGSCAAISVAATNRSEGRCAVTGPSLQRISVGPGAGSHPFGAHNTWLSPDSCPGKILLRGLKESGAGMPEQDKDPRVQENPDDQRRVPMVTGDARSAFQPLRDNGGLSPFVPRPGPLQRELHAQRSEVTYNQRSQTSWTSSCTKRNAISSSYSSTGGFPWLKRRRMGGPASSHCQLTLSSSKTVSEARPQAVPSGHTQCEKAAGTTPGQTLIPRTGSPRSQASRPRRRKFPLLPRRRGEPLMLPPPLELGFRVTAEDLDLEKEAAFQCINSVLRGEAKAIWDCRPSRPSHALSSLATGTSGLPAVSKAPRMDAQQERDKSQDSRGPVAPLASVAEAPSTAPVSRKKHRPPGPLFSFSDPLPATSSHSQDPAQVTSLIPAPLPAASMDGGMRSPRPGTSAPAAAAAAPPPSTLTPTSGSLLSEWMEALHSSGPQPQVQQVPRGQKSDNQRSQTSCMSSCPKRNAISSSYSSTGGFPWLKRRRMGGPASSHCQLTLSSSKTVSEARPQAASSGHTQCEKVADTTPGQTFAPRTGSPRSQASRPRRRKFPLLPRRRGEPLMLPPPLQLGFRVTAEDLDLEKEAAFQCINSVLRGEAKAIWDCRPSRPSHALSSLATGASGLPAVSKAPNMDAQQERHKS, from the exons AGGACATTGGCGAGAACTTATTCACATGCTCAATCTAACCGCAACCAAGGCTGAAAAATGTAATCTGGCTGTGTACAAAGGAAG CTGCGCTGCCATCTCCGTGGCCGCCACCAACCGCAGCGAGGGGAGGTGCGCTGTCACAGGCCCCAGTCTCCAAC GAATCTCTGTGGGGCCCGGAGCAGGGAGTCACCCCTTTGGGGCCCACAACACCTGGCTGTCCCCAGACTCGTGTCCAGGGAAGATCTTGTTGAGGGGA CTCAAGGAGAGCGGGGCAGGGATGCCTGAGCAGGACAAGGACCCCAGAGTCCAAGAGAATCCTGATGATCAGAGAAGGGTCCCCATGGTCACCGGGGATGCACGGTCTGCATTTCAGCCCCTGCGGGACAATGGAGGCCTCTCTCCCTTTGTGCCCAGGCCTGGGCCACTGCAGAGAGAACTCCATGCCCAGAGGTCAGAAGTCACATATAACCAGAGATCCCAGACCTCCTGGACGAGCTCGTGCACCAAACGCAATGCCATCTCGAGCTCCTACAGCTCCACGGGAGGCTTCCCGTGGCTAAAGCGGAGGAGGATGGGGGGGCCAGCCTCATCCCACTGCCAGCTGACCCTCAGTTCCTCAAAGACAGTGAGTGAGGCCAGGCCTCAGGCTGTCCCTTCGGGTCACACCCAGTGTGAAAAGGCAGCAGGTACAACACCAGGGCAGACACTCATCCCCAGGACTGGCTCCCCCAGATCCCAGGCCTCTAGGCCCCGTAGACGCAAGTTTCCCCTGCTGCCACGCAGGCGAGGGGAGCCTCTGATGCTGCCACCTCCATTAGAGCTGGGGTTCCGGGTCACTGCTGAAGACCTGGACCTGGAGAAGGAGGCGGCATTCCAGTGCATCAACAGTGTACTGCGGGGTGAGGCCAAGGCCATCTGGGACTGCAGACCCTCACGGCCTTCCCACGCTTTGTCTTCACTTGCAACAGGGACTTCTGGTCTGCCTGCTGTTTCTAAAGCACCCAGGATGGATgcacagcaggagagagacaagTCCCAAGACTCCCGGGGCCCAGTGGCTCCCCTAGCATCTGTTGCAGAGGCTCCCTCTACAGCTCCTGTGTCTAGGAAGAAACACAGACCACCAGGCCCCCTGTTCTCCTTCTCAGATCCCCTTCCTGCCACTTCTTCCCACTCCCAGGACCCAGCCCAGGTCACCTCGCTGATTCCTGCCCCTTTGCCAGCTGCAAGCATGGATGGGGGCATGAGAAGCCCAAGGCCTGGCACTTCTGCTCCTGCAGCTGCTGCAGCggcccctccaccctccacttTGACCCCCACGTCGGGGTCCCTACTGAGT GAGTGGATGGAGGCCCTTCACAGTTCCGGGCCTCAACCACAGGTGCAGCAGGTGCCCAGAGGTCAGAAGTCAGAT AACCAGAGATCCCAGACCTCCTGCATGAGCTCGTGTCCCAAACGAAATGCCATCTCGAGCTCCTACAGCTCCACGGGAGGCTTCCCGTGGCTAAAGCGGAGGAGGATGGGGGGGCCAGCCTCATCCCACTGCCAGCTGACCCTCAGTTCCTCAAAGACAGTGAGTGAGGCCAGGCCTCAGGCTGCCTCTTCGGGTCACACCCAGTGTGAAAAGGTGGCAGATACAACACCAGGGCAGACATTCGCCCCCAGGACTGGCTCCCCCAGATCCCAGGCCTCTAGGCCTCGTAGACGCAAGTTTCCCCTGCTGCCACGCAGGCGAGGGGAGCCTCTGATGCTGCCACCTCCCTTACAGCTGGGGTTCCGGGTCACTGCTGAAGACCTGGACCTGGAGAAGGAGGCGGCATTCCAGTGCATCAACAGTGTACTGCGGGGTGAGGCCAAGGCCATCTGGGACTGCAGACCCTCACGGCCTTCCCACGCTTTGTCTTCACTTGCAACAGGGGCTTCTGGTCTGCCTGCTGTTTCTAAAGCACCCAATATGGATGCACAGCAGGAGAGACACAAGTCCTAA